A single genomic interval of Macadamia integrifolia cultivar HAES 741 chromosome 6, SCU_Mint_v3, whole genome shotgun sequence harbors:
- the LOC122082070 gene encoding protein FAR1-RELATED SEQUENCE 5-like, with the protein MENACLNDAREPQVGMLFNSEQEAYDFYNSYGRAMGFSIRRHTVNKSKKDRETITSRRFVCSKAGSRQPDKRDKNVTNPRAETRTNCKAEMAICLGGDGKYMCREFVEEHNHDLHTDSTVHMMRSQRHMSDIHMYEIDLADDSGIRPRFTIELMGRHAGGIENLSCTTQDVRNYLRTKRMSSLSYGEAGSLLDYFVTQTRNNPSFTYSVQLDSEEQITNIFWADPKMIIDYAQFGDVVSFDTTFRTNRQCRPLGVFAGFNHHRGCTVFGATLLYDETVESFKWLFEVFAEAHGGKKPITIFTDQDAAMTIALTDMWPQTWPGLCTWHLMQNGIKHLGNMMKDGSGFLKDIKKCIYQYDEEEQFERAWSRLLSENGVMDNAWLTRMYTLRNKWAKCYMKNTFTLGIRSTQLSESLNSDLKDYLKSTLDVVQFFKHFERVLNQKRGNELKAEFESTNKLPRLANSMSIVQKQAGSVYTPTIYALFQEEYNWMTVCCIRDRTDRFPFIDF; encoded by the coding sequence ATGGAGAATGCTTGTTTGAATGATGCGAGGGAACCTCAGGTTGGTATGTTATTCAATTCAGAACAGGAAGCATATGATTTTTACAACAGTTACGGACGGGCAATGGGGTTTAGTATTAGGAGACACACTGTGAATAAAAGCAAGAAAGACAGAGAGACTATTACGTCAAGGCGGTTTGTTTGTTCAAAAGCTGGGTCTCGGCAACCAGACAAGCGAGACAAGAATGTTACTAACCCCCGAGCTGAGACAAGAACAAATTGCAAAGCAGAGATGGCCATATGTTTGGGTGGGGATGGAAAATATATGTGTCGTGAATTTGTGGAGGAACATAATCATGATCTCCATACTGATTCAACAGTTCATATGATGCGTTCACAGAGGCATATGTCAGACATACATAtgtatgaaattgatttggctGATGACTCGGGCATTAGACCTAGATTCACAATTGAGTTGATGGGTAGGCATGCTGGTGGGATCGAGAACTTGAGTTGTACGACCCAAGATGTTAGGAACTACCTCCGTACTAAAAGAATGAGTTCCTTATCATATGGTGAAGCAGGTAGTTTGTTGGATTACTTTGTTACTCAAACTAGGAACAATCCATCTTTCACATACTCAGTTCAGCTGGATAGTGAAGAACAAATAACTAATATATTTTGGGCTGATCCAAAGATGATCATTGATTATGCACAATTTGGAGATGTAGTCAGCTTCGACACTACATTTCGCACCAACAGACAGTGTAGGCCGCTTGGGGTGTTTGCTGGATTTAATCACCATAGAGGATGCACTGTATTCGGGGCCACACTTTTATATGATGAGACAGTAGAATCTTTCAAGTGGTTGTTTGAGGTATTTGCTGAGGCACATGGTGGAAAGAAGCCTATAACTATCTTCACGGACCAAGATGCTGCTATGACTATAGCATTAACAGACATGTGGCCTCAGACGTGGCCTGGGTTGTGTACATGGCACTTAATGCAGAATGGCATTAAGCATTTGGGTAATATGATGAAAGATGGCTCCGGGTTTCTTAAAGATATAAAGAAATGCATATACCAATATGATGAGGAAGAACAATTCGAGAGAGCATGGTCTAGATTGCTTAGTGAAAATGGTGTTATGGATAATGCATGGTTGACACGCATGTATACACTTAGAAATAAATGGGCGAAGTGCTACATGAAAAACACATTCACATTAGGTATTCGAAGTACACAACTCAGTGAGAGTTTAAATAGTGATTTGAAGGATTATTTGAAGTCAACTTTGGATGTTGTGCAATTTTTTAAGCACTTTGAGAGAGTTCTTAATCAGAAGCGTGGCAATGAATTAAAAGCTGAATTTGAATCAACAaacaagttgccacgacttgcaAATTCAATGTCAATTGTCCAGAAACAAGCTGGATCAGTTTACACTCCTACCATTTATGCGTTATTTCAAGAGGAATATAATTGGATGACTGTTTGTTGCATCAGAGACCGAACTGATAGATTTCCCTTCATTGATTTTTGA